Proteins found in one Brachypodium distachyon strain Bd21 chromosome 5, Brachypodium_distachyon_v3.0, whole genome shotgun sequence genomic segment:
- the LOC100833533 gene encoding BTB/POZ and MATH domain-containing protein 3, which yields MEFTVDLSKLKQYLEANVDISKAKQFLRWTWLRCSTKSATVGRRRRRNVDQPHQKGLAAVLNGEEEAPDVTFIIGDRLFPAHRGVLAARSPVFKAELFGPMNESSSTNTRPIEIHDMEPSIFEALLGFIYTDDLAADYDKDDAAPLLQHLLVAADRYAVHGLAAACEWKLCRSIDVDNVATTLALAEQHHRGKLKDACIAFVSSKTVLEAIRETDGFNHLVQSCPLVMMDILEQKLPSSRVAWGLTVFGTRVQQSLTLFGTKVRQSVSLFGTKVQEKLTQFRTQVTTLFADEEFQHKIRICLAFVSSFGFIVVIVKNLDSSSAAEGRTAASLHRLRLLVYQLPRDWRWLLGEKVRSSLDPAALLRSLKKFQESAWLNSDI from the exons ATGGAATTCACCGTCGATTTGTCCAagctcaagcagtacctggaAGCAAACGTCGATATCTCCAAAGCCAAGCAGTTCCTGCGCTGGACATGGCTGAGATGCTCCACGAAGAGCGCCACcgtgggccgccgccgccgccgcaacgtGGATCAGCCTCATCAGAAAGGCCTGGCAGCCGTGCTgaacggggaagaagaagcccctgacgtGACCTTCATCATCGGCGACCGGCTCTTCCCGGCCCACAGGGGCGTGCTAGCCGCTCGTTCCCCGGTGTTCAAAGCAGAGCTCTTCGGGCCCATGAACGAGAGCTCCTCCACAAACACCCGGCCCATCGAGATCCACGACATGGAGCCTTCCATCTTCGAGGCGCTCCTCGGCTTCATCTACACGGACGATCTCGCCGCGGATTATGACAAGGACGACGCGGCGCCATTGCTGCAGCACTTGTTGGTCGCCGCGGACCGGTACGCGGTGCACGGGCTGGCCGCGGCGTGCGAGTGGAAGCTGTGCCGGAGCATCGACGTGGACAATGTGGCCACGACGCTGGCCTTGGCGGAGCAGCACCACCGGGGGAAGCTCAAGGACGCTTGCATTGCGTTTGTTTCTTCCAAGACCGTGCTCGAAGCTATCAGGGAGACCGATGGGTTTAACCATCTTGTGCAAAGCTGCCCCTTGGTCATGATGGATATCTTGGAACAGAAGCTGCCGTCGTCCCGG GTCGCATGGGGCTTGACTGTATTCGGGACGCGGGTCCAACAGAGTCTGACTCTGTTCGGGACGAAGGTCCGACAGAGCGTGAGCCTGTTTGGGACGAAGGTCCAAGAGAAGCTGACCCAGTTCCGGACGCAGGTGACGACATTGTTTGCCGATGAGGAGTTCCAACACAAAATTCGCATCTGCCTGGCGTTTGTCTCCTCGTTTGGCTTCATCGTTGTCATAGTCAAAAACCTTGACAGTTCTTCTGCCGCAGAGGGTCGAACCGCCGCGAGCCTGCACCGGCTTAGGCTTTTGGTGTACCAGCTCCCCAGGGACTGGCGGTGGCTCCTCGGCGAGAAAGTACGGTCTTCGCTTGACCCGGCCGCTTTGCTCCGGAGTCTCAAGAAGTTCCAAGAATCGGCTTGGCTCAACTCGGACATATGA
- the LOC100826820 gene encoding BTB/POZ and MATH domain-containing protein 2, with product MGDHHRDSILGAPGHCLPKTSSMSMTDSVTAVHDFRVTGYSLVDGMGVGRYVSSSTFTVGGLDWAVRFYPDGSSTTCLGNASAFLYYFSREKDVRARFTLNLLEKDGRLSPVTNSHMKHTFSPASDNWGFIKFVEKSKLQGSPFVENDCLTIRCLLTVVKESRTEDVEMNSIVVPPSNLHLDFGNMLTDGEGADVTFSVCGQLFRAHRCVLAFRSPVFRAELFGPMKENNATQCIKIDDMEPLIFEALLHFIYTDTLSDTCKDGKAAAMQHLLVAADRYGVDRLRLLCEKKLSDSIDVETVATTLALAEQHHCSQLRQACIRFMASPNMLGPVIETDGFKHLVASCPLIMKDILGKVSLIWSDKSCEK from the coding sequence ATGGGTGATCATCATCGCGACTCGATTCTTGGGGCGCCCGGCCACTGCCTGCCCAAGACGTCGTCGATGAGCATGACGGACTCCGTCACCGCGGTCCACGACTTCAGGGTGACCGGCTACTCGCTCGTGGACGGCATGGGCGTCGGCAGGTACGTCAGCTCCAGCACCTTCACCGTCGGCGGCCTCGACTGGGCCGTCAGGTTCTACCCGGATGGATCTTCGACCACCTGCCTCGGCAACGCCTCGGCCTTCCTGTACTACTTCAGCCGCGAGAAGGACGTCAGGGCCAGGTTCACCCTGAATTTGTTGGAGAAAGACGGCAGGCTGTCTCCGGTGACCAACTCCCACATGAAGCATACGTTCTCTCCGGCAAGTGACAATTGGGGGTTCATCAAATTCGTCGAGAAATCCAAGCTTCAAGGGTCACCGTTCGTCGAGAACGACTGCTTGACGATCAGGTGCTTGCTGACTGTTGTGAAAGAATCTCGTACTGAAGATGTTGAGATGAATTCAATCGTAGTTCCACCATCCAATCTGCACCTTGATTTTGGGAACATGTTGACTGATGGAGAAGGTGCAGATGTGACGTTTTCGGTGTGTGGCCAATTGTTCCGTGCTCATAGATGTGTTTTGGCTTTCCGCTCTCCGGTGTTCAGGGCTGAGCTCTTTGGTCCGATGAAAGAAAACAACGCCACACAGTGCATCAAGATCGATGACATGGAGCCTCTCATATTCGAGGCGCTTCTTCACTTCATCTACACAGATACCCTTTCAGATACCTGCAAAGATGGCAAAGCTGCAGCTATGCAACACCTCCTTGTTGCTGCTGATCGTTATGGAGTCGACAGGCTAAGATTGCTATGTGAAAAGAAGTTAAGCGATAGTATTGATGTTGAAACGGTGGCAACAACCCTAGCTCTAGCCGAGCAACACCACTGCTCTCAGCTGCGGCAAGCTTGCATCAGATTCATGGCCTCGCCAAACATGCTTGGTCCTGTCATAGAAACCGATGGATTCAAGCATCTCGTAGCGAGCTGCCCTTTGATTATGAAGGATATTTTAGGCAAAGTGTCCCTCATTTGGAGCGACAAGTCTTGTGAGAAGTAG